From the genome of Solanum dulcamara chromosome 12, daSolDulc1.2, whole genome shotgun sequence:
TAGCACCCCGGGCTCCTCTTACTAATCGACCCGTCGAGCAGCAACAACAGGCACCTCCACCACCAATTCCATCTCAAAGTATGACGCAGTCACAAGGCTACTATTTACCCCCGGTGCAGATGTCGAATGCACCAGCTCCAACTCACTTGTCCCAAAGTCAATATCTGTCATCTGACCCCCAGTATAGAACTTCTCATATGCAAGATCTTTCTAGGGTACCGTCCCAGCCACCAGCACCTCAGGGTAATCAGACCCCACAAATCCAGTCAATGCCTCAATATCAGCAGCAATGGGCGCAACAGTTACCTCAGCAGGTTCAAGCACCCCAACAGGTTCAACAACATCAGCTTCCAACTGTGCAACAGCTAGCTAGACCCTCATCACCTGCTGTTTATCCCTCTTATCCACCCAATCAACCTAATCCTTCTCCTGAACCTGTCCCTAATAGCATGCCGATGCAAGTGTCATTTTCTGCTATCCCTCAATCAGTTGCAAGTCGTCCAGAGGCAATGTCCTACGGGTATGATAGGTCTGGCAGGCCGCTTCAGTCACAGCCCCCAACCCAGCATCTCAAGCCTTCGTTTGGTGCTCCAGGGGATGGGTATGCAGCTAATGGGCCTCATCCATCCCTTTCTGCAGGAAATGCATATTTGATGTACGACAATGAAGGTACAAGGGGACATCCACAACAACCACCAAATTTCCCACAAAGTGGTTATCCTCCCTCCAGCTTCCCTCCCCAGAATGTACAGTCCTCCCCCAGCCCAAATATTATGGTTCGTCCACCTCAATTGATGCGCACTCATCCTTACAATGAATTAATTGAGAAGCTGGGAAGCATGGGCTACAGGGGTGATCATGTGGTTAATGTGATCCAAAGGCTTGAGGAGAGTGGTCAGACAGTTGATTTTAATGCTGTGCTTGATGGGCTGAATGGACATTCTTCAGGTGGTCCTCAGAGAGGATGGTCCGGTTAGCCCAACCTTACTAATTATGTTTTCATGTATGGTTGCGGGAAATCTGGAAAAAATGGAAAGTACAATTTGACTTGAAAACTATCTATTTGCAGAATAAGGGTCATATAAGTAGGCAGCTGACGATGGTGTAGACAGCGCTATCATGCTGtgtattgtatattgttgtaaGGCGATATGTTTTCAATATCGTAATGTAGGAGAATTTATGAATACCTTTTTTCAAGATTGAACATCTTTTCCATGGTGAACGGTTGTTGTTCACCATGGAAAAAATCGGTCTGATTTGGCTAAGCGGGGAAGCTATGCTTTAGAGATATATTTCGATATTTAACAACATAACACGTGTATAAGCTCGTAATGAAGGACTTGATCTTGCTCAGGAAGGTAAGAAACACTATTTTCAGTGCTTCAGAACCACCATGACTTTCCTAATTCCCCCATCAAACAGACCTTCCATTCCCTGTCTTCCAAATCACAATTAACATTCATGTTTAGCTCCACTTTATTCTTTAGTATTAATGAATTATGTAAATTATCTTATAATCTAAAAACTTAAACAATAGAAAGTGAAATTTTCAGTTTATTCTCTCTCCCACTATTCTTTAATGCCAAGATATGATTTCTATTGCTGCTAAAGCTGTTAGAAAAGCAAATTGTAATTGGAGAATAATTTCTTAAGGGCATCTGATTCTATAACTAATATTTTGAGACATTCTTTATAGTtgctggaaaaaaaaaagaatcatatTAACCAATAACCACAGTGGAGGAGTAATAAATGAAAGCAAAAAAACTGTTTTATGTGTTCAAGAGGGCTCCATACTAGGATGTTTGCCCTATGCACCTAGTTGGAAACTTATTGGTGCATTAAAGTTCCCGCTATTGATTTTCTCGAAGAACCTGATCACATTGTGTCTATTGGATGCATCATTTTCTTGCATTTTTACAAGAGACTAGTTTTACAGCTTGGATCCTCATATTCTTCTAGTCATACATTGACAACTCTTACTGTTACACCAAGGTTTTTCTTCATAAGTCTATTAGAAATTTTAGTAATATGTATGTACCTTGTTAGAAACTTGTCAATGCATAAAGCTCCCACTATATGTGAGTTCCAAAGAATGATCGGATCACATTGTGTCTATTGTATGCATTATTtccttgtatttatttttgtaagatGTTTTCACAGCTTGAACCCTATAATATTCTATCAACACATCAATAATTCTTATCACAAAGATATAGTTgcctattaaattaatatttagatAAAGGTAGTTTAGAAGATTTAGCATCTGGTGCCTATCAAAGGATAAACTTGGTGGACACCAAATATGAAGATTCTTGCCAAAAAAATTTGGTGGGCAAGCaaattttttgacttttttttttctattctttttcaaTAAGAACAAAATACTGTTCCTCAGACTAATATAAACTTTTATATTTGAGATAATGGttaaaaacatatttgaagTATCATTTTTTGCAAGTTTCTTATTTGCACTATCATGTGCTTGAGTTTTCTATTTAAACTATCACcaactatttatcaaaacacaCATCAACTAATATCTGATTATGTGTAGTGCACACTCTCTTTTTTGTATTAAAATGGCGCCAAATGGCACTCCACGCGGATATTTAAAGGAATTAATTGGATAAGGGTCAAAAACAAATCCAAAGTATCATTTTTTTTGAGAGTTTTCTGCCTAAACTATCAGTTTTTTTTGCATTTTATACCTGAGCTATCACcaattatttatcaaaacacGACTCAGAATTAATGACACAACTGCCATGTGGACAAAATTTTATAGGCAAATTAAGTTGTCACATACACGCCATTTGACGGTTGTATTCAAACACTTGGTCTAGTTAGTTtcaaaatgtttttttaataaaaaacccATGATAGTTCAGGTAAAGAACACAAACACATCATAAGGTGATACTTGAGATATATTTTTGACCATTTATCTCTTTATATTATATCTCATCTATATATTGATAGaactcaagagaaagaaagagagagttggaTAGAGATGAGAGGAATGAAAGGTGAAATTTTGCTTGACATCCCTGCAGAAAAAGCATGGGAAATGTACAGGGATAATGATAAAATTAGCAGAATAAATCCACAAATGCTTGCTAAAGCTGAATATATTCAAGGAAAAGGAGAGCCTGGGAGTCTCAGGAGTTTCCAACTTGGCCCTGGTAAGTCTTTAATAGAAGATTTACGATAAAAACTTACTCGCATCTGGTGTTTGTACTACTGTAGCAGATTTAGAAGTTTGGTTACGAGTTCACGTGAATCTAGTAGCTTTTGTTTagatcctatatatatatatatatatttagaaatCTACTAAATATTTGATTGTAAACTCAGTGATCATTGTAGTATTAACAGAAGGTTATTATAGGAACttataaactttaaattctgaatttgtCTGTGTGTTAGTACTAAGTATTGAATGAAAAGCATGCGTCTTGCATACGATCTTTTTACGATGAAATGATTTTGCAGTCATACAAATGGTCAATGAGTATTTTAGACCACATTTTTCAAAAGTCTTTCATTCCTTTTTAAATTTGTGTCAAATCAAACGATactaaataaattgaaacataaAGTATTACGTAAGAGGAAGGAGGAAGGAAAGGGGTAAGGGGATAGTGAAAAAAACTAAACATTGTCAAAATACCTAACATGAGCTCATACAAGTAGTTTCCTATTTGGCTAAAAATGTCACAAGTCACAACTACGAAGAAAACTTATCTTGTAATAGAGGTGAATTGTCTCTCTATCATCCCAATATAGGGGTAAGGCTGTGTACACATCAGTCTCTTCAGATTTCACTTGTGGAATTAGATCAGGtgtgtttattttattattttagaagCGGATtcaatatttaaagtttatcaaTTTCTACTGTAACCTTAAGTTAAAACTACACAATAAGAAcaattgtttcttcttcttttttctttttaaaaaatgggAGTAGAAGAAAGGGGGAAGGGAATTACAAGGTGGAGAATCGAACTCTCACCAATAAGGTGAGATGTCAGATAGTCAATCAACTAATcaactaaaattcataaaaacaaGGTTCaatcatatatttataaatatttttatgaatttcttaATATAAATACAAAGTCTAGGCCTAAAGTTACTATGTTCACGTGAATAAATAACTAACAATGTTGATTTGCCCCTACAGGATGGAACCAGGGTTGTagaaaattacactatatataagtttaattttttttatgtatatatagtagttgttgaatacctttaatttcttcgtgtgtttaattttttatattttgaattcccTTAGTGAAATTCTGACTCCATCACTGCTCTCTTGTATTGTAACACAAATATGATATGCAGCATTGAGCAACTATGTCAAGCAGTCAATAGAAAAGATAGAGAAAGTGGAAGAGGGAAGGTCAGTGACATACCATGTCATTGATGGTGATTTAAGGAAGATGTATAATCCATATAGAGTTACCTTCTCTTTCAATCCTGTGAGCAATGAGCAATGTGTAGCAGAATGGAAAGCAGAATATGAGCCAATTACACCAACAATTCCTACACCAGAAAAGGCAAGAGATGCTGCACTATCATTTCTCAAGTTATTTGGAAAAACAGAGAACCATGCTATGTAAAACAAGACAGAAGGAGTTGATTTCTCAGATGATCGattaactaaaaaaattattctctcAGAAAGTCACTTTCTTTGTTGAAAAATATTAGAGTCAAAAAGAATGGTGACTTACTCACTTTACGAGATAATAACTTTTAGTTGAGTGACTATATGAGAGATCAACTCTAATCAGAAGCGAATCCAAGATTTAAGATTTGTGAGTTTAAGCTTTAAGGTTTTTAGTATATAAGTCGATGTGCTTTTAAAGTTATGTATGTTCATATTGGGTTCAGATGAATTTGATACTTTGCGTCCACCTCTGATCATGTTGTGTGTAAGAGTAAAGAGGTCATTTTGTTACACGTACTATCTAGAATGACCTCGCTAATAAGCAGAggggatatatatatgaattgaagtttatgagtttCTCCAGATACCTCGAGTTAATatgtaataataattaaatttacaGTTAAATATTTGATGATTTTGGGCATTGGACCTCTCTCAGAAAGATGAATCTGTGATTGAGTATGAAATTGAGCATACAAACCGGGGGCACACAATAAGATAAGCTAGTTTAGTAGTCGCTTGGAGCAGGTTCTTCGACAAAATTAATGGTGCGGTTTTTCCTTCCCATGAAAACAACTACGTATTTTGTGAATTATAATCAAATGACATTGTGTTTCTTTTCTATCAATTGAATTAAATAGTTTCAATTCATCTTATAACTTAATTATAGTAAAAAGATCATAATGCattgcaaaaaaaatattaaagagtgtaaaatataataatatttacataaaatgtATATTATTCTTGGTTTTGCAACTAATTGTGTTTTTTCACAAACTTATAGAGGAAGAAGAAAGATTCAATTGAGTTAACAAGGATTCAAATGTGTGATGTTACAATTTAAATTGTGACCTCTTGACTATTGAACTGCTCCAATCCAAGCACTAATTGAGTTTCAAATTAGTAACCCTCATTGACAAGTTGCTCCTGGCTATTTCATCTTGTAATTCTATTTTCTCTTATTACTTAATTAGTCAAATCAATATTAGATTGAGATTAGTCAAGCTTAAAGAAATCTCACTAGTTTAGGAGCTAATTACTTAGATAAACTCTAGTTTGTAGTATTACGAATCTTACCAAATTTTGGTGTGTCCAAATACGTCCAGATATGTGTATCTCGGGATACATCAAATCAAAATTAAGTGTAATTTATCCTAGATACACTATATCCAAGTGGATTTGCATGTATCTAGGATACATAGATAAATTCCGCTCACCTCACTCCATCTCGCTCGCCGCTCTCTTATGTATCCAGGATCTAGTAtcccagatacatgcgaatcacactagatacatacatatacatgtatctagtgtgattcacatgtatacATGACTATCTCGCTCACCTTCCTTcctatctcgctcgcctctctccctattttaatgtatctgatagcaaaaatacatgtatctaggtgATTCTTTCTCGacatatgataaaaaaattcttaattagtagtaaaatatataattatttaaaaatatatataaaattaatatatatggtATGTATGTCTGTATAATAAGTTAGTTTTCCCAATTAGTTTTAGATAGTTTATTAGTGGGATATTCATTGTAGACCATGACATAGATGGGCTTACAAGAGCAGTGTCCAATTTCCGGcccatgaatacatgatcactGAGATGGAATATATAGGAAAAATGATgcgaataaacaaacatatactagttaattagttaatataattataatttagcTAATTTACAATTCACCACTAATATTTAACGTTAATTACAGTTtgattttgtataatataatttatataacttatgtataatgtaattttgtataatataagtTGTATAACTGTTTAAAGTTCAGATGTTTGCGTTTGTATAAATTCGTTATTTctaatttatacaaaaataactcaattatcagcgaattatacaaacgagaTAGCTTAAATTATAGCTACAACTCGTAAATATACAAACTATAGCTAAAGAgcctaattaaatttattatagtgGTTATTTGGTTAATGTGGACCACTTAACTAGTGTCCTAAATAAATAAGGTCATTTGTGCAAATGTGAAAATTTAACATTCTTTCCCTTGCATCAAATTGGCGCAAAATTTTCGACTCAAAATTCACAACAGCGCGGTAGATATTTGGCGGCACAATTTCCCGCTAAAAGATTTTCCCTCCATTGCAGATCACACTGAACCACTATATATAAATCTTGCGCCACCAATTTCATTTTCATCAAATTTCAGATTCTTCACTCACAAATTCTCAATTTTCATTcgaatttttggttgtttttTTTCAGTAAGTTTGTTTCAACATCGCCGGTTATTATGGTGGTAGCATTAGGTCCCGGAAAATTCTACGGCAGTAGCTTACCAAGGCCGCGTTTTTACGAAAATCCAAATGGAGAACGGGTCGACCCACCAGTATCCGTTTTGGATCCGTTCATGTCATGGGCTGAGGAAGCTCACTGGTCAATGGGGGGTTTGAGCTTCAAGCGCCTTCGTCTTCAGGGACGGATCGAGGGAAACATCAAGAAACTTAGAGCTGAGCGTGAAAAGATCGAGAAGAAATCGATGGGTAAGAAGAAATCATCGTCGTTGTTGTTGCCAGTTCATGTAAGTCCGTCTCCTCCTCTTGGTCCGTTGAATTTGAAGAGGAAAATGCAATTGTTTGATGAATCTGATGATGAAAATGAAGAAATGGGGGTTGAAGGGAAAGTGGAAAAAAGGGGTTTAGCTAGGAAATTGGATGTTGATTTTGATAGAGTTGCTGAGGAGAATGGTGGGGTGGTTATGGGGAGAACAAGGAGTGGGAAAAAGAGTGAGGCTGTTGTTGAGAaagtgaaaaaattgaaaactaaaGGTAGGAAATTGAAGAAGGGAGTGAAGGGTgttgagaagaagaagattggATCAGTGACGCCAAGGACTTCACCTAGAATGTTGAAACGCCGGTTGCCTTGAAGGTGTTTGATAATTTGTGTCAATGAATGAAATCTTCTTAGTACAGGAGAATCAATCATATATTATATTGTTGGTAAATTGTGGTTCATCCTGGAATCTTTATCCTTACTGATTGTGTGATGTTTCGCTCAACTGATTTACTTGTTTTTTGTGCAAAAGTGAAGTGAAATTTAGTGTTAAACTGCAATTAATGAACTTGATAATACAGGGCACAACCAAAATGTTGTTTAATGTATGGGAAGGAAGGTCAATTATATGGGATGATCTTGAAACCTGAAATTATCAGTCATTCTGAAACTTTTATGCAGATATGAATAATTACCTTTGATTATCTACAATAGAACCACATTTGGCAATGGTGAATTTGTATTGTGTATTCACATTTTGATATGCTTTATTTGAGGCGATTGTTTATAGGAAACAATTTCTCTATTTGGGGAATACATTGTTTATGTTGTTGCATTTTAACCATCTTAGTTTAactatatatgaaatttaagaaaataaaagaggttttttaaaatcttataatcttaaaaattaaaaatatgggTAATGTATTAAGATGTTTTTTTGAATCTTATGATGAGTCTTAAATTGAGGTGTAGGGAGtagctttttattttttggaactTCACAAGCTTGATGAAACTCATAAGCCACTGAGAAGATGCCAGCAAGAATGTAAGAAGCAAAATTGAAATTCAAGAGATCATAACTCTTCAACTTAACACATactcttcttttgatttttctatCTTTTGCCTTTAAAGTTGTCTTGTGAAATGGAGTGCAGCAAGGAATCTGGTAGGGTGTAAAGTTAGGGAACAACACACATTGAGTACAACAAGTAAATGTTTCCAAAAGAGTGAATGTCACCATTTCTTCTTACTTTTTGTCCCTCTCAAAAGACAAGTAGTATTTCTATCCTGAGTTACGGTACGACAAAACTCATTAATTTTGATCTATTTTGTATTAATATTATGAAACTTAATATACAACATTAATAATCTATCTAACTTAGCAAGAAAAAAACATTACGATGCATAACCTATAAACTTAAAATCTTAAATTATCCTCCGCATCTTGACATCTTCCCCACTAATATTATAATGGATTCAACTTATAAGTGTGATCACATGTTAACCCCCATTCatttttgtctttatttattgtttaattattttattttattttttaatttacttttttaaatAGCTTTATTGTGTACTCTACTTTTTTTTACGTTTATCGTTTAAATTATTGATGCATGACATTATGTAATGACGGAAAATGATACAATATATCCAAACAttgaatttattaaaataatataatgcaATTCAATATAATACAACATAATAAAATACAATACGAGTTATTAAATAGTATGAAGCAACCATTTAATAAAAGTGTAAATTAATCGTTACCCAATGAGATTTGTCATAATTATCTAACATAActtaaaaatacaataaaataaaatttaaataacaatcaaaataaatataatatttaaactaACACCACCATATCATCTCCCTATCCATCAATTTGTCCCTCAAACCATTTGAACAAAGAGAGTAAATAGAAAGAGcaaaatccaaatccaaatctcCATGGCTGAAACTAtacaacaacaagaagaagaacCTCCCTTGTTTCCATCATCATCAACCTCTTTTTCCTCCATGCTTGTCTTAAAGAATCTTATGAGCAAAAGACGAACATGGGTCTTTCTGTTTCTCACTGTCTACGCAATTTTACTCTCAATTTCTTCGAATTTCCTCAATTCAGTACTTTCTTGGTATGAATCCACCATGAAATTGACACCCACTTCAGCTCTCTACGGATCTATGGTATTAGGACTTGCGTTTGGGGTTTTGTCCATTGTAGCAGCTCTAATCGTCGTTGTTCCAGCAACGCTTGTAACTTGGATCACTATTTTGGTTTTACTGACATTTGCAGGTAAAGGGAGAAGGGATTTGGTTATGGAAGGGAAGAAATTGACGGGTGAGattactgggtttgttgttagGGTTTTGATTAAAGAAGGTAATCTTGTAGCTGTCATTTGTGCTGTTCTTGGGTATTTTGCACTTGTTAGAAGGAACAAAGAAGACGGTAATGATTATTGAGTTTGAATCTTTTTACAATCATAAGCTCGATCACGGAGAAATCTCAGTAGCTCAGCTGGTTGGCTATTGAACTTTTACTTTATTGGTAAGGTTGGACTCCTCATTTTATAATCCTTTCCCCAACCCCATTTTCtgaatagaagaagaaaaagctcGATTACGAGGGTAATGATTATTGAGTTTGGATGTTAATCACGTCTTTTTAGGATCATAAGCTCAATTGGTTCGTTATCTGAACTCGAACTTTTACTTATTCCCCATTTTATAATCGTTTTTGCTACCCCATTTTTTGAgagtagaagaagaaaaagctcGATTACGAGGGTCCAAATCAGGGGTTCCTCTTTTATTGGAGGGGTTTAAGTTAGCTCCTTCTGAGATGAAAGAAAAGATTGATAATTTGTGATCTTGAATATCATGATGTGATCGACCTATTCTATCTTAACTTTAGCTGCTCAGAAATTGATGGTGTCCCCGTCTTCCCTTATCAAGGTTCTTGCTTTTACCGGAGGGATTTAAATTAGCTCCCCCGAGATGAAAGAAAAGATTGACTGTGATGACTTATTCTTTCTTTAACTTTAGTTGCTTAGAAACCTAAATGATAGATGTTTTCCTCGTCTTCCTTAATCAAGGTTCTTATTTTACTGGAGGGGTTTGAATTGGCTCCTAAAGATTGACAATTTGTCTTCTTCAATCCCCGGATGTGATGACCTATTCTATCTCAACTTTAGCTGTTCAAAACCCAACCTAAAGGATGGATGTTTTTCCACGTCTTCCCAAACCAATTTACCTATTTGGAATTCTTCAGCTACCACCCTTAGTTGAGCTAAAAAAAAATCCCTCATCACTCTTCTATTTATTGACTTTTGCTGCAAAAATATTAGTACAGATAATTGTTTTGCTTGCTGGAAACTTCGACTACTATATTCCTTTAACACTACATTTGTTTTCTTGTAATCGTTGTTCTTTGTATACTTTCTAGTCTAGCGTATTGAGGAGGCCTCTAAGTAATCACATGAAAGTCGATTGCTCTGCCTCATGTCGCCCTTCCAAGATATCTGAGGACGGTGCAATGTGAATTTTGGGAGATTTGGGATTGGTTCGTTCAAAAATCAGAATTTGATAAAGATTCAATCTTTGAGCTAATTTGAAGTTCCTGTTAGATTAGTTTCAAGGGTGTAAGCATAAGTTAGAATTGGTAGCTTTGTTTAGCAGTAGAAATGATAAATGTTTATGcaatgtatgatatatgtataaaCTGTCTTTTGTTTGTGTCTATTCTATTGATCTTTGTTTGTTATGTATAGAATTTATCTGATACTTATGCTGACGAAATGTAATGAAATATTACTGTAACAACCCAAACCCCTCCTTTTGAGTATTTTATGTATCGTTGCATGATTCGAGACTTTCATATCGgttcatataatattttctgatTTATTGGTATGCTTGAATTGGAACCCGAGAAGATGATAGTGTTTCAACACCAGCTGAAATTGTATATTTTCTGTGTTGGTGCATTCTTTGCGATTGCGGAACAGGAGGGAGATCAAGAAACAATGTCTGCAAAGAGATTAATTCTTGGGGAATTGGGACTGTTTCATTCAGAAACTATAATTTGGAAGcttatttgaaattttagtgGGGAAGTAATCGTCATTCTGACAGGTGAAGTCGTGATTAAACTTATCGATAGActaatttttaacttataagcactTTAGGGATCGTTTGGTTTGGGGTTAGAATTATGTGTGAATTAGTTATTCAGAATTTAGTGATTCACGTAATATTCTTTCATgtactattataattattacatATATTAATTCATAACTTATGTACGTGTTTACTTATGTGGCATTGTAATTTGATGTGTGAATTTTATAAATAGCAACTAAAATACTAGTATCAAATATGAAATTGGTTATACCGATTTTAATGAATAATATTTTGCTTCCTAAACAACAATTAAATGATCCTTTCATTGTGTTTAACAAAtatataaacaactaaaaaatatttagagattgtttagattgacttattttaattgcttttaagccaaaatagTTTTCAAGCGCTTACTCCTTCCATTTAAAAATAAGTGGTACTTTTAGTTTGAACACTCAATTTAAGAAAACTATCCATTTTTagaaagtaaaatatattttactaatTTACCATTTAATAAATAGTTGTAAAACTATTTAGCTCTTCAACAATTTTTTGATTATGTAAAAccttctttatttaaaataaggGTAAAATTAGAAGAATGTCATTAATGCTTTCTTGATTATGTTAATCAccatttattttgaaacaaaataaaaataagggaaaaaactcaaatatgcaatcaaactttgaaaaaaagGCTTATCTATGTTATTCATTAAAGTTAAATTCATTTATGTCACTGCCGTCCAACAAAATGTCCATTCATGCAATAactttttaacaaaaaaattatccGATTTTAACATATTACTTTATACACGTGACCAACTATAATACGTCCACATCATTTCACTTCCTCCATTACTAAATTTTTCGAAAAAATGAACCCAAATGAGTATAAAGTGGCTCAATAATCGTTGGCAATGTGTATAAAATAATTTGTTAAAATCGGATagattttctattaaaaaataatggtaTGAATGGACATACTGTTAGATAATAATAGCATAAATGAatcaaatttttaattgatgacataaataaacatgtttttaaaattcactagcatattaataaaaataccacttattttaaaatgaaagtaatataaaCTATTTTGATTTAACTTATACTCGAACACTTTGTAAATACAAAATAGATAGCCTTGTACAAGTGACACTGCTTGTGTGCACATTACATCAATAAAAGTTACGGTAGAATAattgagatttttttatttttaactagaAGTTTTGATTCgaatccaaaaaataaaaaaagtttcaTTGAAA
Proteins encoded in this window:
- the LOC129876130 gene encoding uncharacterized protein LOC129876130, with the protein product MASGSSGRPSNSSGSKGFDFGSDDILCSYEDYPHQDGSNGTHSDPAIGSNSAKEFHKNRMTRSSMFPTSTYSPPEESSFNRDMICTVDKTMKKYTDNLMRFLEGISSRLSQLELYCYNLDKSIGEMRSDLVRDHGEADSKLKALEKHVQEVHRSVQILRDKQELAETQKELAKLQFAQKEPASASNSQQNEDRNAQPVSDSNKGDNSTDVHGQQLALALPHQVAPRAPLTNRPVEQQQQAPPPPIPSQSMTQSQGYYLPPVQMSNAPAPTHLSQSQYLSSDPQYRTSHMQDLSRVPSQPPAPQGNQTPQIQSMPQYQQQWAQQLPQQVQAPQQVQQHQLPTVQQLARPSSPAVYPSYPPNQPNPSPEPVPNSMPMQVSFSAIPQSVASRPEAMSYGYDRSGRPLQSQPPTQHLKPSFGAPGDGYAANGPHPSLSAGNAYLMYDNEGTRGHPQQPPNFPQSGYPPSSFPPQNVQSSPSPNIMVRPPQLMRTHPYNELIEKLGSMGYRGDHVVNVIQRLEESGQTVDFNAVLDGLNGHSSGGPQRGWSG
- the LOC129876929 gene encoding uncharacterized protein LOC129876929, whose protein sequence is MRGMKGEILLDIPAEKAWEMYRDNDKISRINPQMLAKAEYIQGKGEPGSLRSFQLGPALSNYVKQSIEKIEKVEEGRSVTYHVIDGDLRKMYNPYRVTFSFNPVSNEQCVAEWKAEYEPITPTIPTPEKARDAALSFLKLFGKTENHAM
- the LOC129876355 gene encoding uncharacterized protein LOC129876355, whose amino-acid sequence is MVVALGPGKFYGSSLPRPRFYENPNGERVDPPVSVLDPFMSWAEEAHWSMGGLSFKRLRLQGRIEGNIKKLRAEREKIEKKSMGKKKSSSLLLPVHVSPSPPLGPLNLKRKMQLFDESDDENEEMGVEGKVEKRGLARKLDVDFDRVAEENGGVVMGRTRSGKKSEAVVEKVKKLKTKGRKLKKGVKGVEKKKIGSVTPRTSPRMLKRRLP
- the LOC129877351 gene encoding uncharacterized protein LOC129877351, coding for MAETIQQQEEEPPLFPSSSTSFSSMLVLKNLMSKRRTWVFLFLTVYAILLSISSNFLNSVLSWYESTMKLTPTSALYGSMVLGLAFGVLSIVAALIVVVPATLVTWITILVLLTFAGKGRRDLVMEGKKLTGEITGFVVRVLIKEGNLVAVICAVLGYFALVRRNKEDGNDY